One part of the Vitis riparia cultivar Riparia Gloire de Montpellier isolate 1030 chromosome 15, EGFV_Vit.rip_1.0, whole genome shotgun sequence genome encodes these proteins:
- the LOC117931875 gene encoding subtilisin-like protease SBT4.14, with product MSGSSPCIHSNLLLLVIFAGLTLINAEKKVYIVYFGGRPDDRQAAVQTQQDVLSKCDIVHTEESIVHSYTKSFNALAAKLSEDEAQKIAGMEEVVSVFPNRYHKLHTTKSWDFIGLPRTARRQLKQESDIIVGLLDTGITPQSESFADNGFGPPPAKWKGSCGRFANFSGCNNKLIGAKYFKLDGKPDPNDILSPVDVEGHGTHTASTVAGNIVKNANLFGLAKGTARGAVPSARVAMYKVCWVSTGCSDMDLLAGFEAAIADGVDVISISIGGFTFNYAEDIIAIGAFHAMKKGILTIASAGNDGPDESTIVNHAPWILTVGASGIDRSFTSKVVLGNGKTFLGSGLSAFDPKQKNYPLVSGADIPKTKADKENSRFCIEDSLDPTKVKGKLVYCELEEWGVESVVKGLGGIGAIVESTVFLDTPQIFMAPGTMINDTVGQAINGYIHSTKTPSGVIQRTKEVKIPAPFVASFSSRGPNPVSQHILKPDVVAPGVDILASYTPLKSLTGLKGDTQFSKFTIMSGTSMACPHVSGVAAYVKSFHPKWSPAAIKSAITTTAKPMSRRVNKDGEFAYGAGQVNPLRALSPGLVYDMNETSYIQFLCHEGLSGKSIGAIVGSKSVNCSSLLPGHGNDALNYPTMQLSLKDKNETTVGVFRRTVTNVGPAQSVYKATIEAPQGVKITVTPTTLVFSPTVQARRFKVVVKAKPMASKKMVSGSLTWRSHRHIVRSPIVIYKP from the exons ATGTCAGGGTCATCTCCTTGTATACATTCCAACCTTCTTCTTCTGGTCATCTTTGCAGGTCTTACCCTCATAAATGCCGAGAAGAAG GTTTACATTGTGTACTTTGGAGGTAGACCTGACGACAGACAAGCTGCAGTCCAAACACAACAGGACGTCCTCTCAAAATG TGATATTGTCCATACTGAGGAATCCATAGTCCACAGCTACACCAAAAGCTTCAATGCATTAGCTGCTAAGCTGTCTGAAGATGAAGCCCAAAAGATTGCAG GAATGGAGGAGGTTGTTTCTGTTTTTCCAAATCGGTATCACAAGCTTCACACAACAAAATCATGGGATTTCATTGGACTACCTCGAACAGCAAGAAGGCAATTGAAACAGGAAAGCGACATTATTGTGGGGCTACTGGATACAG GGATCACGCCGCAGTCAGAGAGCTTTGCAGATAATGGGTTCGGTCCGCCCCCGGCAAAATGGAAGGGGAGTTGTGGCCGCTTTGCTAATTTCTCAGGATGTAACAA CAAGCTCATCGGAGCTAAATACTTCAAGCTGGATGGCAAGCCTGACCCTAATGACATCTTATCTCCGGTGGACGTTGAGGGTCATGGCACCCACACAGCCTCGACCGTAGCAGGAAACATTGTTAAAAACGCAAATCTTTTCGGGCTGGCGAAAGGGACTGCACGTGGGGCTGTGCCTTCAGCTAGGGTTGCCATGTACAAGGTATGTTGGGTCAGCACAGGGTGCTCGGACATGGACCTTCTTGCTGGATTTGAGGCAGCCATTGCTGATGGCGTGGATGTTATCTCCATCTCTATTGGTGGGTTTACGTTCAATTATGCAGAAGACATCATAGCTATTGGGGCTTTTCATGCCATGAAGAAAGGGATCCTCACCATTGCTTCTGCTGGAAATGATGGACCCGATGAAAGTACTATTGTAAATCATGCACCATGGATTTTGACGGTGGGGGCTAGCGGCATTGATCGGAGCTTTACGAGCAAAGTTGTGTTGGGCAATGGGAAAACGTTCTTG GGTTCTGGACTGAGCGCATTCGATCCAAAACAGAAGAACTACCCTCTAGTAAGTGGTGCAGATATACCCAAGACCAAGGCGGACAAAGAGAACTCAAG GTTCTGCATTGAAGACTCATTGGATCCCACTAAGGTGAAGGGCAAGCTGGTCTACTGCGAGCTAGAAGAGTGGGGCGTTGAATCTGTGGTTAAAGGACTTGGAGGGATTGGAGCTATTGTTGAAAGCACAGTGTTTCTTGATACTCCCCAGATTTTCATGGCTCCCGGAACTATGATTAATGACACAGTCGGACAAGCCATTAATGGTTATATACATTCCACTAA AACACCATCGGGAGTGATACAAAGGACCAAGGAAGTAAAAATCCCGGCCCCATTTGTGGCTTCATTCTCATCGAGAGGCCCAAACCCTGTGAGCCAACACATACTCAAG CCTGATGTTGTAGCACCTGGCGTTGACATATTGGCGTCCTACACACCTTTGAAGTCACTAACCGGGCTGAAAGGCGACACCCAGTTCTCCAAATTTACGATCATGTCTGGCACTTCCATGGCGTGTCCACACGTTTCTGGAGTAGCAGCCTATGTAAAGTCTTTCCACCCGAAGTGGTCTCCTGCTGCCATCAAATCCGCCATTACAACTACTG CAAAACCGATGAGCAGGAGGGTCAACAAAGATGGTGAATTCGCCTATGGTGCTGGCCAAGTGAACCCTCTAAGAGCTCTGAGCCCCGGCCTCGTCTACGACATGAATGAGACGTCTTACATTCAGTTCCTATGCCATGAGGGCCTTAGCGGAAAATCCATCGGCGCCATTGTTGGTTCAAAATCCGTAAATTGTTCCTCACTGCTTCCCGGACATGGCAATGATGCTCTCAACTATCCCACCATGCAACTAAGCTTGAAAGACAAGAATGAAACCACAGTGGGCGTTTTCCGGAGGACAGTGACCAATGTGGGTCCTGCTCAATCCGTCTATAAAGCCACAATTGAAGCTCCCCAAGGGGTGAAAATAACTGTGACGCCTACCACGCTCGTCTTCTCCCCGACCGTGCAAGCACGAAGATTCAAGGTTGTGGTGAAGGCAAAACCGATGGCTAGTAAGAAAATGGTATCGGGTTCACTCACATGGAGAAGCCATAGACACATTGTGAGGAGTCCTATTGTGATTTATAAACCATGA